In a genomic window of Punica granatum isolate Tunisia-2019 chromosome 6, ASM765513v2, whole genome shotgun sequence:
- the LOC116211971 gene encoding ABC transporter G family member 21 has translation MTPPEQETGGRVATPSRVSANWNENGPLHVEPASSSRNVSPCLEDLFLDDKPLSPVRFSTVQRSLFAVTLKFEDVGYNIKLRGNKTSCCFPSHAPKQTRTVLNGVTGMARPGELLAMLGPSGSGKTTLLSALASRLPGKISGTITYNGQPFSSSVKRRTGFVSQDDILYPHLTVLEMLTYAALLRLPKELTREEKVQQVELVITELGLMRCRHNVVGGPVLRGISGGERKRVSIGQEMLVNPSLLLLDEPTSGLDSATAQRIVATLYSLARGGRTVVTTIHQPSSRLYMMFDKVLVLSEGCPIYSGSASRVMEYFRSLGCVPGFNFVNPADFLLDLANGIKPDLKPGNQFELHSGVDRHDDQNSIKQNLISAYKKHQYPLLKVEIHQNSGNYALHGLRISSSKREDQWTTSWWQQFKVLLSRGLRERKHESYSGLRIFQVMSVSILSGLLWWKSNPSNIQDQVGLLFFFSIFWGFFPLFNATLAFPLERPMLTKEMSSGMYRLSSYFFARTAGDLPMELVLPTIFVTVTYWMGGLRPSMVTFALTLLIVLFNVLVSQGLGLALGAILMDVKQGTTLASVTMLVFLLAGGYYIQQIPRFIAWLKYISFSHYCYKLLVGVQYSKNEFYECGNGAHCRVLDFPSIKSLGLDDKWWDVAALGVMLIGYRALAYISLRLR, from the exons ATGACGCCCCCTGAGCAAGAGACTGGTGGCCGGGTTGCCACCCCCAGCCGAGTCTCTGCAAACTGGAATGAGAACGGCCCGCTTCATGTGGAGCCGGCATCGTCCTCGCGGAATGTGAGTCCGTGTCTTGAGGATCTGTTCTTAGATGATAAACCCCTCTCTCCGGTTAGATTCTCCACTGTCCAAAGGTCGTTGTTCGCTGTAACTCTTAAG TTTGAGGACGTCGgatacaatatcaaattacgTGGAAACAAGACCAGCTGCTGTTTCCCCTCGCACGCTCCAAAACAAACTCGCACGGTTCTAAATGGTGTGACGGGTATGGCCCGACCTGGAGAGCTGCTGGCAATGCTGGGGCCCTCTGGCAGTGGCAAGACCACTCTGCTGTCTGCACTCGCTAGCCGCTTACCAGGAAAGATCTCTGGCACTATAACTTATAATGGCCAGCCCTTCTCCAGCTCCGTGAAACGCCGAACTGGCTTTGTTTCACAGGATGACATCTTGTACCCTCACCTGACTGTCCTCGAGATGCTAACATACGCCGCCCTGCTAAG GCTGCCGAAAGAGTTGACAAGAGAGGAAAAGGTTCAGCAGGTTGAGCTTGTGATCACGGAGCTTGGGCTCATGAGGTGCCGCCACAACGTAGTGGGTGGGCCAGTTCTCCGCGGCATCTCGGGTGGCGAGAGGAAGCGAGTCAGCATCGGGCAGGAGATGCTTGTGAACCCAAGCCTCCTATTGCTGGATGAGCCTACCTCAGGGCTCGATTCTGCCACGGCTCAGCGGATTGTGGCGACCCTCTATAGCCTGGCTCGAGGCGGAAGGACTGTGGTCACCACGATCCACCAGCCGTCAAGCCGCCTGTATATGATGTTTGATAAGGTGCTGGTGCTGTCTGAGGGCTGTCCTATCTACAGTGGCAGTGCGAGCCGGGTGATGGAGTATTTCAGATCGCTTGGGTGTGTTCCTGGGTTCAATTTTGTGAACCCCGCCGATTTCCTATTGGACCTTGCCAATG GGATAAAACCGGACTTGAAGCCAGGTAATCAGTTTGAATTGCATAGCGGAGTGGACCGCCATGACGATCAGAACTCGATCAAACAGAACCTCATCTCTGCGTACAAGAAGCATCAGTACCCGTTGTTAAAGGTTGAAATCCACCAGAATTCTGGAAACTATGCTCTACACGGATTGAGAATTTCGTCATCCAAAC GTGAGGACCAGTGGACAACTTCTTGGTGGCAGCAGTTCAAGGTGCTGCTGAGCAGAGGTTTACGAGAGAGGAAGCACGAATCGTACTCGGGATTGAGGATATTCCAGGTCATGTCAGTATCTATTCTGTCAGGGCTATTGTGGTGGAAATCCAACCCCTCAAACATACAAGATCAG GTGggacttctcttcttcttctcaatcttctggggcttttttcctttattcaATGCGACCTTAGCATTCCCCCTCGAGCGCCCGATGCTAACAAAGGAAATGTCATCGGGAATGTACCGCCTCTCATCCTACTTCTTCGCCCGGACTGCTGGGGACCTCCCCATGGAACTCGTCCTCCCGACAATCTTTGTGACCGTCACTTACTGGATGGGTGGCCTGAGGCCCTCTATGGTCACGTTTGCCCTCACCCTTCTCATCGTCCTTTTCAATGTGCTCGTTTCTCAGGGCCTCGGGCTCGCCCTCGGGGCGATCCTGATGGATGTCAAGCAGGGGACGACTTTAGCCTCTGTCACAATGCTTGTATTTCTGCTTGCGGGTGGTTACTACATACAGCAGATCCCGAGATTTATCGCATGGCTGAAATACATTTCTTTCAGCCATTACTGCTATAAGCTCCTCGTCGGGGTCCAGTACTCAAAGAACGAATTTTACGAGTGTGGAAATGGGGCTCACTGCAGGGTCCTGGATTTTCCTTCCATTAAGTCCTTGGGACTTGATGATAAGTGGTGGGATGTTGCTGCTTTGGGTGTTATGTTGATCGGTTATAGGGCCTTGGCTTATATTTCCctgagattgagatag